The following coding sequences lie in one Salmo salar chromosome ssa13, Ssal_v3.1, whole genome shotgun sequence genomic window:
- the LOC106568291 gene encoding hydroxycarboxylic acid receptor 2-like, whose translation MANLTTMVDNCCAFESPILDLVLPPILVLEFMFGLMGNIVALWMFIFHMDTWKPNSVYLAHLAVADSIVLFCLPFRADYYRRGKNWIHGDVLCRLMLFLLAANRAAGIFFLTAVAVDRYFKIVHPMNKINRMGLNYALWVSLGLWGLIIAATGYLLANEHFFYRNNRTQCESFNICMGFSPLSTWHNTFYIIQFFLPTTIVTFCTVCITWQLKNKTLDTGGKIKRAVQFVMAVALIFIICFFPSTVSRIAVWILKAWYNECRYFQEANLAFYTSVCFTYFNSVLNPIVYYFSSPAFNGTFLKLFNRLLGRKEDEEQSASPVNGTGIGSRNTVSGRI comes from the coding sequence ATGGCGAACTTGACTACTATGGTCGACAACTGCTGCGCCTTCGAATCTCCCATTCTGGACCTGGTCCTTCCTCCTATCCTGGTGCTGGAGTTCATGTTCGGGCTGATGGGGAACATTGTGGCTCTGTGGATGTTTATCTTCCACATGGACACCTGGAAGCCCAACTCTGTCTACCTCGCACACCTTGCCGTGGCTGACTCCATCGTCCTGTTCTGTCTGCCCTTCAGAGCCGACTACTACAGACGTGGCAAAAACTGGATCCATGGTGATGTCCTGTGCCGGCTTATGCTGTTCCTGTTGGCGGCCAACCGTGCCGCTGGCATCTTCTTCCTTACTGCGGTGGCCGTAGACCGTTACTTCAAGATCGTTCACCCTATGAACAAGATCAACCGGATGGGCCTGAACTATGCTCTGTGGGTGTCTCTGGGCCTGTGGGGCCTGATCATCGCTGCAACCGGGTACCTGCTGGCCAATGAACACTTCTTCTACCGCAACAACCGGACACAGTGCGAGAGCTTCAACATCTGCATGGGCTTCAGCCCGCTGTCTACGTGGCACAACACCTTCTACATAATCCAGTTCTTCCTGCCAACCACCATCGTCACCTTCTGCACCGTCTGCATAACCTGGCAGCTGAAGAACAAGACGCTTGACACCGGAGGGAAGATCAAGCGGGCGGTGCAGTTCGTCATGGCCGTGGCACTCATCTTCATCATTTGCTTCTTCCCCAGTACGGTGTCTCGGATCGCTGTGTGGATCCTCAAGGCCTGGTACAACGAATGCCGGTATTTCCAAGAGGCCAATCTGGCGTTCTACACCTCTGTGTGTTTCACCTACTTCAACAGCGTGCTGAACCCCATCGTATACTACTTTTCCAGCCCGGCCTTCAACGGGACCTTCCTAAAGCTGTTCAACAGACTGCTGGGGAGGAAAGAGGACGAGGAACAGTCAGCCTCGCCTGTGAATGGGACCGGGATCGGCAGTCGCAACACAGTATCAGGGAGGATCTGA
- the LOC106568292 gene encoding density-regulated protein isoform X1: protein MATTENAETGLPENKGDHHGSAYLSTKHPTKVQYCGVCSLPTEYCEYMPEPAKCRQWLEKNFPDVFARMSVGPTGNAPKQDTGCEEAPPVGEEEERKKPKRGGRGQIKQKKKTVPQKITIAKIPRAKKKYVTRVCGMNTFDIDLKEAQRFFAQKFSCGASVTAEDEIIIQGDFTDDIIDVIQEKWPEVDDDSIDDLGEVKK, encoded by the exons ATGGCTACTACTGAGAATGCAGAGACGGGTTTACCAGAAAACAAAGGAGACCATCATGGGAGTGCTTACCTGAGCACAAAGCACCCAACGAAAGTCCAGTACTGTGGCG TGTGCTCCTTGCCAACAGAGTATTGTGAGTACATGCCTGAGCCAGCTAAATGCAGGCAGTGGCTGGAGAAGAACTTCCCAGATGTGTTTGCCAGAATGAGTGTAG GTCCGACAGGAAATGCTCCCAAGCAGGACACCGGCTGTGAAGAGGCTCCAcctgttggagaggaggaggagaggaagaagccgAAGAGAG GTGGCAGAGGACAGATCAAACAGAAAAAGAAGACTGTGCCTCAGAAAATAACAATAGCTAAAATCCCCCGCGCCAAGAAGAAATACGTCACACGGGTCTGTGGAATGAACACATTTG ACATTGACCTTAAAGAGGCTCAGAGATTCTTCGCTCAGAAGTTCTCCTGCGGAGCCTCTGTGACGGCGGAGGATGAAATCATCATTCAGGGAGATTTTACAGATGACATCATCGATGTCATTCAGGAGAAGTGGCCTGAG GTGGATGACGACAGCATTGATGATCTTGGAGAAGTCAAGAAGTGA
- the LOC106568292 gene encoding density-regulated protein isoform X2: MATTENAETGLPENKGDHHGSAYLSTKHPTKVQYCGVCSLPTEYCEYMPEPAKCRQWLEKNFPDVFARMSVGNAPKQDTGCEEAPPVGEEEERKKPKRGGRGQIKQKKKTVPQKITIAKIPRAKKKYVTRVCGMNTFDIDLKEAQRFFAQKFSCGASVTAEDEIIIQGDFTDDIIDVIQEKWPEVDDDSIDDLGEVKK, translated from the exons ATGGCTACTACTGAGAATGCAGAGACGGGTTTACCAGAAAACAAAGGAGACCATCATGGGAGTGCTTACCTGAGCACAAAGCACCCAACGAAAGTCCAGTACTGTGGCG TGTGCTCCTTGCCAACAGAGTATTGTGAGTACATGCCTGAGCCAGCTAAATGCAGGCAGTGGCTGGAGAAGAACTTCCCAGATGTGTTTGCCAGAATGAGTGTAG GAAATGCTCCCAAGCAGGACACCGGCTGTGAAGAGGCTCCAcctgttggagaggaggaggagaggaagaagccgAAGAGAG GTGGCAGAGGACAGATCAAACAGAAAAAGAAGACTGTGCCTCAGAAAATAACAATAGCTAAAATCCCCCGCGCCAAGAAGAAATACGTCACACGGGTCTGTGGAATGAACACATTTG ACATTGACCTTAAAGAGGCTCAGAGATTCTTCGCTCAGAAGTTCTCCTGCGGAGCCTCTGTGACGGCGGAGGATGAAATCATCATTCAGGGAGATTTTACAGATGACATCATCGATGTCATTCAGGAGAAGTGGCCTGAG GTGGATGACGACAGCATTGATGATCTTGGAGAAGTCAAGAAGTGA